Proteins from a genomic interval of Alkalispirochaeta americana:
- a CDS encoding class II aldolase/adducin family protein, with the protein MARTDDTAREEIVYYSKKVHASGLVCATDGNLSYRLDQDRFLITPSGVRKEDVSGEMLLVMNMEGAVLEGEGRPSTEYKLHREVYRQRPDVTAVIHAHPPKAVAFTIAGKRLNTGLLPECVVALGNVPLAPYALPGTEELPRSMAELICLSDVVLLARHGSVTVGSSLGEAFKKLEKLEHCAQIQLYAELLGGPQPFSTREISDLEGLRGHYGISNRTMPFREV; encoded by the coding sequence ATGGCTCGCACAGATGATACTGCACGAGAGGAGATCGTCTATTACAGCAAAAAAGTACATGCTTCAGGTCTGGTTTGTGCCACCGATGGAAATCTTTCGTATCGCCTTGATCAGGACCGGTTTTTGATCACCCCTTCGGGCGTACGGAAGGAGGATGTTTCGGGAGAGATGCTTCTGGTGATGAATATGGAAGGGGCCGTGCTGGAGGGTGAGGGTCGCCCCTCGACGGAATACAAGTTACACCGTGAGGTGTATCGCCAACGGCCCGATGTGACGGCTGTGATTCATGCGCATCCCCCGAAGGCCGTGGCCTTCACCATAGCAGGAAAGCGGCTCAATACAGGGCTTCTGCCGGAGTGTGTTGTTGCGCTGGGAAATGTTCCTCTTGCTCCCTATGCGCTTCCTGGTACTGAGGAGCTTCCTCGCTCCATGGCGGAGTTAATCTGTTTAAGCGACGTGGTGTTGCTTGCGCGGCACGGGAGCGTTACCGTGGGATCTTCCCTGGGGGAGGCGTTCAAAAAACTGGAGAAGCTCGAGCACTGTGCACAGATTCAGTTATACGCCGAATTGCTTGGGGGCCCGCAACCTTTTTCAACCCGGGAGATATCTGATCTTGAAGGTCTTCGTGGCCATTACGGGATTAGCAACAGAACAATGCCGTTCAGGGAGGTGTAA
- a CDS encoding DeoR/GlpR family DNA-binding transcription regulator, whose amino-acid sequence MLAVERRQEIFELLQSFGSVTVSDLALRFSVSEETIRRDLSRMERKGLLQKTYGGAFLNTGMHREIPVTVRQHAAVEGKSVIGSLAAQLINNGDTIFLDASTTAVHIAENILEKTNLVVITNALPVAETLARAEQIKVICAGGTLRPKALSLVGKTAEGSIASFFADKAFICCDGVHLHHGVTDSNEQEAEVRKQMMRQALSSILVCDATKFDRTSFAKLAELEAFDAVITDQERSPEWVDRFIQSEVEYICGSFQEEIPEPTVS is encoded by the coding sequence GTGCTGGCTGTAGAGCGACGACAGGAGATATTCGAACTGCTTCAATCCTTTGGAAGTGTTACCGTTTCTGATCTGGCCCTGCGATTTTCTGTGAGCGAGGAGACGATACGTCGTGATCTTTCCAGGATGGAGCGCAAGGGATTGCTTCAGAAAACCTATGGGGGGGCCTTTCTGAACACGGGGATGCATCGGGAAATCCCCGTTACAGTGCGGCAGCACGCGGCGGTGGAGGGAAAGAGTGTGATCGGTTCCCTCGCGGCACAATTGATCAATAACGGGGATACCATATTCCTTGATGCCAGTACCACGGCTGTTCACATTGCAGAAAACATTCTGGAGAAAACAAATCTCGTTGTTATTACCAACGCCTTGCCAGTTGCAGAAACTCTGGCGCGGGCAGAACAGATCAAGGTGATCTGTGCAGGAGGAACCCTTCGACCCAAGGCGCTGTCCTTGGTGGGAAAAACAGCGGAAGGATCTATTGCTTCGTTTTTTGCTGATAAAGCGTTTATTTGCTGTGATGGGGTGCATCTGCATCACGGTGTAACCGATTCGAACGAGCAGGAAGCAGAGGTGCGAAAGCAGATGATGCGACAGGCGCTCAGTTCGATCCTGGTCTGCGATGCGACCAAGTTTGATCGTACTTCCTTTGCTAAACTGGCCGAGTTGGAGGCTTTTGACGCTGTTATTACCGATCAGGAGCGTTCTCCGGAATGGGTAGATCGTTTTATCCAAAGTGAGGTGGAGTATATTTGCGGATCATTCCAGGAAGAAATTCCCGAACCCACGGTATCGTAA
- the mtnA gene encoding S-methyl-5-thioribose-1-phosphate isomerase — MDNQREMKQGDAEKVKSILWEKEQLFLLDQTRLPGEVLLEEQNSVEQVWDAIKQLKVRGAPAIGVAGAYGLVVAMREQTSLDRTAFVAELRKQAAYLDSSRPTAVNLHWALTRVVESVERSRLQSGGDLFAVLQKTAEEIHAEDIQLCRSIGEHGVSLMREGMGILTHCNAGRLATSDYGTATAPMYLAHGRGMGFRVYSDESRPLLQGSRLTAWELQQAGIDVTTITDNMAAFVMQQGLIDMVIVGTDRVAANGDVANKIGTLGVAIMAKHFDIPVYVACPASTVDLSTATGEQIVIEEREAEEVTHFGLRRTAPEGIKVRNPAFDVTPHELVTGIITDRGIIRPPFSETLKAAFCQ; from the coding sequence ATGGACAACCAAAGAGAAATGAAGCAGGGCGACGCCGAGAAGGTGAAGAGTATTCTCTGGGAGAAGGAGCAGCTTTTTTTGCTGGATCAAACCCGTCTTCCCGGTGAGGTCCTCCTGGAGGAACAAAATTCCGTTGAACAGGTCTGGGATGCAATTAAGCAACTCAAGGTCCGGGGTGCTCCCGCCATTGGTGTTGCAGGTGCCTATGGCCTGGTCGTCGCCATGCGGGAACAGACCAGCCTTGACCGTACCGCCTTTGTTGCGGAGCTCAGAAAGCAGGCGGCCTATCTTGATAGTTCCCGTCCGACTGCAGTTAACCTGCACTGGGCTCTTACCCGTGTCGTGGAAAGTGTCGAGAGGTCCCGGCTTCAGAGTGGTGGTGACCTTTTTGCTGTGCTGCAAAAAACGGCTGAAGAGATACACGCAGAGGACATTCAGTTGTGCCGGAGTATTGGAGAGCACGGTGTCTCGCTGATGAGGGAGGGCATGGGCATTCTTACCCATTGCAATGCCGGGCGTCTTGCCACGTCTGATTACGGGACTGCCACAGCGCCCATGTATCTGGCTCATGGACGGGGCATGGGCTTCAGGGTGTACTCCGATGAGAGTCGCCCCCTGCTTCAGGGATCGCGCCTGACGGCCTGGGAACTACAGCAGGCAGGAATTGATGTTACGACCATTACCGATAATATGGCAGCCTTTGTGATGCAGCAGGGTTTGATAGATATGGTGATCGTTGGAACCGACCGCGTGGCGGCAAACGGTGACGTGGCAAACAAGATAGGAACTCTTGGTGTTGCGATTATGGCAAAGCATTTTGACATACCGGTATACGTTGCCTGTCCCGCATCTACGGTTGACCTTTCTACTGCAACAGGCGAGCAGATTGTTATTGAAGAGAGGGAAGCAGAGGAAGTTACCCACTTCGGGTTGCGACGCACCGCTCCTGAGGGAATAAAGGTACGGAATCCGGCTTTCGATGTTACGCCCCACGAGTTGGTTACGGGGATTATCACGGACCGGGGGATTATCAGGCCTCCCTTTTCAGAGACCCTGAAAGCGGCTTTTTGTCAGTGA
- a CDS encoding gamma-glutamyl-gamma-aminobutyrate hydrolase family protein, translated as MRPVIGITNTNRTGFIDGYAQAVADAGGSPLIIPVVKELPSLRPVLTAMHGLILSGGADINPSFYNEPPRQGLEETLPGRDSHELALVDYVLNRSSIPVLGICRGMQMLNVHGGGTCYQDLEREREEPGTLKHMLFGIYPFDAPAHRVRFLPGSRLEGILQTGEIEVNSFHHQAIRELSPTFRATAHAPDGVIEAIESPGERFIAGVQWHPEMMAEKDKPSQHLFQAFLRECGRKNHH; from the coding sequence ATGAGACCTGTCATAGGAATAACAAACACAAACCGCACGGGCTTCATCGACGGCTACGCTCAGGCCGTGGCCGATGCCGGAGGATCGCCCCTGATCATCCCCGTGGTGAAGGAACTGCCTTCCCTGCGGCCCGTCCTCACTGCCATGCACGGGCTGATCCTCTCGGGAGGGGCCGATATCAATCCCTCCTTTTATAACGAGCCCCCACGACAGGGGCTCGAAGAAACGCTCCCCGGGCGGGACAGCCACGAACTGGCCCTGGTGGACTACGTTCTCAACCGGTCCTCCATTCCTGTGCTGGGAATTTGCCGGGGAATGCAAATGCTGAACGTCCACGGCGGAGGCACCTGCTACCAGGACCTGGAACGGGAACGGGAAGAACCGGGAACGCTCAAGCACATGCTCTTCGGCATCTATCCCTTCGATGCTCCCGCCCACAGAGTGCGTTTTCTCCCGGGGAGCCGGCTGGAAGGGATCCTCCAGACCGGGGAAATCGAGGTGAACAGCTTCCACCACCAGGCAATCAGGGAACTCTCTCCCACCTTCCGGGCCACCGCCCACGCTCCCGACGGGGTTATCGAGGCGATCGAATCCCCGGGAGAGCGCTTCATCGCAGGCGTTCAGTGGCACCCCGAGATGATGGCCGAAAAAGACAAACCCTCACAGCACCTCTTTCAGGCCTTTCTCCGGGAGTGCGGGCGAAAGAACCATCACTGA
- a CDS encoding ABC transporter ATP-binding protein: MTDPLVELSDLEKHFSTKEGTLKAVDGVSLQIRQGETLGLVGESGCGKSTTGKLLVRLLAPTAGRILYRGRDITSLKTAQEAREFSRTVQMVFQDPYSSLDPRMSVGEIIEEPLRVHRLFPGRRERQQRIRELMEYAGIAPRLINSYPHELDGGRRQRVGIARALALNPEFLVLDEPVSALDVSIQAQIINLFETLQRELSLTYLFIAHDLSVVHHVSTRIAVMYMGEIVEMGSADEVIRSPRHPYTEALVSAIPRVKNRGNHKRIILQGDVPSPVDPPPICRFYGRCPKGQDQCRRPVELLENSSNRLVRCILEEQ, from the coding sequence ATGACCGATCCCCTGGTTGAACTCTCGGACCTGGAGAAGCATTTTTCCACCAAAGAGGGAACGCTCAAAGCGGTAGACGGGGTATCACTGCAAATCCGGCAGGGCGAGACCCTGGGGTTGGTGGGTGAGAGCGGCTGCGGAAAATCAACCACCGGAAAGCTCCTGGTTCGTCTCCTCGCCCCCACAGCCGGGCGAATACTCTACCGGGGGCGGGATATCACCTCCCTGAAGACAGCACAGGAGGCCAGAGAATTCTCCCGAACGGTCCAGATGGTCTTTCAGGACCCCTATTCCTCACTGGACCCCCGAATGAGCGTGGGAGAAATCATTGAAGAGCCCCTGCGCGTACACCGCCTCTTTCCCGGCCGCCGGGAACGGCAACAGCGAATACGGGAACTCATGGAGTACGCCGGAATCGCCCCGCGTCTGATCAACTCCTACCCCCACGAACTGGACGGGGGCCGACGCCAGCGGGTAGGAATAGCCCGGGCCCTGGCCCTGAACCCCGAGTTTCTTGTCCTGGACGAGCCCGTCTCGGCCCTGGATGTCTCTATTCAGGCGCAGATCATCAACCTTTTTGAGACACTTCAGCGGGAACTCTCCCTGACCTATCTGTTCATTGCCCATGACCTGTCGGTGGTCCACCACGTGAGTACCCGGATAGCCGTGATGTATATGGGAGAAATCGTGGAGATGGGATCTGCCGATGAGGTGATCCGCTCCCCCCGCCATCCCTACACGGAAGCCCTGGTCTCGGCCATACCCCGCGTGAAAAACCGGGGGAACCACAAGAGGATCATTCTCCAGGGGGATGTACCCAGCCCCGTGGACCCGCCGCCGATCTGCCGGTTCTACGGACGCTGTCCCAAAGGGCAGGATCAGTGCCGACGCCCCGTGGAACTTCTCGAAAACTCATCAAACCGTCTGGTACGGTGCATTCTGGAGGAACAATGA
- a CDS encoding ABC transporter ATP-binding protein — MNTPLLEVQDLHVHYTTDDGTARAVNGIDFSLHRGETLGLVGETGAGKTTTALALLGLVPRPPGKILGGRILFQGENLLEKSEKELRRLRGNQMSIIFQDPMTSLNPLFPAGKQIAENLILHQNLAPKEALRKAGEMLTRVGIPASRSGNYPHEFSGGMKQRVVIAMALACNPALLIADEPTTALDVTIQAQILEILHDLKDEFGLSLLMISHDLGVVADVADRVAVMYAGDIVETGTVDQVFDSPRHPYTTGLLDSLPDIDAPKGESLRPITGLMPDAMDLPRGCSFAPRCPRVMPICHEEKPPSFFPDQGRSVRCFLYDQTRSKT, encoded by the coding sequence ATGAATACACCCCTTCTGGAGGTACAAGACCTCCATGTTCATTACACGACCGACGACGGAACAGCCCGCGCCGTGAACGGAATCGATTTTTCCCTTCACCGGGGAGAAACCCTGGGACTGGTGGGAGAAACCGGTGCAGGCAAGACCACCACCGCCCTGGCCCTGCTGGGGCTTGTCCCCCGCCCTCCCGGAAAAATCCTGGGGGGAAGAATCCTCTTTCAGGGAGAGAATCTTCTTGAAAAAAGCGAAAAGGAGCTACGCCGCCTTCGGGGAAACCAGATGTCCATCATCTTTCAGGATCCCATGACTTCCCTGAATCCTCTTTTTCCTGCGGGAAAACAGATCGCAGAAAACCTGATCCTTCACCAGAACCTCGCCCCAAAGGAAGCGCTCCGCAAAGCCGGAGAAATGCTGACCAGGGTTGGAATCCCGGCCTCGCGAAGCGGCAATTATCCCCACGAGTTTTCGGGTGGCATGAAACAGCGTGTGGTTATCGCCATGGCCCTGGCCTGCAACCCCGCCCTGCTGATCGCCGATGAACCCACCACGGCTCTGGATGTGACAATCCAGGCGCAAATTCTGGAAATTCTCCACGACCTCAAGGATGAATTTGGTCTCTCCCTGCTCATGATTAGCCACGACCTGGGCGTGGTGGCCGACGTAGCCGACCGGGTGGCGGTCATGTACGCCGGAGATATCGTGGAAACCGGCACCGTGGACCAGGTCTTTGACTCACCCCGCCACCCCTACACAACAGGACTTCTGGACTCTCTTCCCGACATCGATGCCCCGAAAGGAGAGTCCCTGCGTCCCATCACCGGCCTGATGCCCGACGCCATGGACCTGCCCCGGGGCTGCAGTTTTGCTCCCCGATGCCCCCGGGTTATGCCAATCTGTCATGAGGAAAAGCCCCCTTCCTTTTTTCCTGACCAGGGACGCAGCGTGCGCTGCTTCCTCTACGACCAGACAAGGAGCAAGACATGA
- a CDS encoding ABC transporter permease, producing the protein MNTPQNETARSAPRRRTRLEDTWRQFRKNKGAIVGSVLILLLAGIALAAPLAAPEGLDDQHLGRRFQAPSRENILGTDNLGRDILSRIIHGSRLSLSIGFITTSIGLVAGGSLGAIAGYYGGNKDQVIMRFMDIILAIPGFIFAVALVTALGPNLLNLMIAVGLNSIPYFARIIRSSVLSVKEEEYIQAARVLGCSNGWIIVKHVIPNAFAPILVQATLRIGDTIIIAAGLSFLGLGAQPPLPEWGAMLSAGRQYLRDAWWMATFPGIAIMITVLAFNLVGDGLRDALDPRLKS; encoded by the coding sequence ATGAATACACCGCAAAATGAAACTGCCCGTTCTGCCCCTCGACGACGCACCCGCCTCGAAGATACCTGGCGGCAGTTCCGGAAAAACAAGGGAGCCATCGTGGGCTCCGTTCTCATCCTCCTGCTGGCAGGAATCGCCCTGGCAGCTCCCCTGGCCGCCCCGGAGGGCCTGGATGATCAGCACCTGGGCCGACGGTTTCAGGCTCCCTCACGAGAAAACATCCTGGGAACAGATAACCTGGGCAGGGATATCCTCTCCCGAATCATCCACGGATCACGGCTCTCCCTTTCCATCGGCTTTATCACCACCTCGATCGGCCTCGTGGCGGGAGGATCCCTGGGAGCTATCGCAGGCTATTACGGCGGCAACAAGGACCAGGTAATCATGCGGTTCATGGACATCATCCTGGCGATACCAGGGTTCATCTTTGCCGTGGCCCTGGTAACAGCCCTGGGTCCAAACCTTCTGAACCTGATGATCGCCGTGGGGCTCAACTCTATTCCCTACTTTGCCCGAATCATCCGGTCCTCAGTTCTTTCGGTCAAGGAAGAAGAGTACATCCAGGCGGCCCGGGTCCTCGGCTGCAGCAACGGGTGGATCATTGTGAAACACGTTATTCCCAACGCCTTTGCCCCCATCCTTGTCCAGGCCACATTACGGATCGGTGACACGATCATCATCGCTGCAGGACTCAGCTTTCTGGGACTCGGCGCCCAGCCCCCGCTTCCCGAATGGGGAGCGATGCTCTCGGCGGGCCGTCAATACCTGCGGGACGCCTGGTGGATGGCTACCTTCCCGGGTATCGCCATCATGATAACTGTTCTGGCCTTCAATCTTGTGGGTGACGGCCTGCGGGACGCTCTGGACCCCCGTTTGAAATCGTGA
- a CDS encoding ABC transporter permease, protein MITFLLKRLLALVPVLLGASFIVFAIMYLTPGDPAVLLLPQDASAEDVALMRESLGLNRPFLVQYGSFLQGIVRGDLGTSFRSGQPVAGLVLSRLPATMQLATASLVVAVIIGLVAGIVAAVRQYTLWDGGAMVTALLGVSMPNFWLGLMLILFFSVFWAGRFGSVLLPASGYGTVQHMIMPAIVLGTAHAAFVTRITRSSMLEVLRQDYIRMARAKGLSPFRVVTIHALRNALLPVVTIVGLRFGVLLGGSVVTERIFAWPGIGRLLIDAVRAQDYAVVQGIILTYAIIFSLVTLGVDLVYGLIDPRIRSHYR, encoded by the coding sequence ATGATCACCTTTCTGCTCAAGCGTCTTCTGGCTCTGGTACCGGTCTTGTTGGGGGCCTCGTTCATCGTTTTTGCGATCATGTATCTGACCCCCGGCGACCCGGCGGTGCTCCTGCTCCCTCAGGATGCTTCCGCCGAGGATGTCGCCCTAATGCGTGAAAGCCTGGGGCTGAACCGTCCCTTTCTGGTGCAGTACGGCTCATTTCTGCAGGGAATTGTCCGGGGTGATCTGGGCACCTCCTTCCGCAGCGGTCAACCCGTGGCGGGATTGGTTCTATCCCGCCTTCCCGCCACGATGCAACTTGCCACAGCCTCTCTGGTTGTAGCGGTGATCATCGGCCTGGTGGCAGGAATCGTCGCCGCCGTTCGGCAGTATACCCTCTGGGACGGTGGCGCCATGGTAACGGCTCTGCTGGGAGTGTCCATGCCCAATTTCTGGCTGGGCCTTATGCTGATACTTTTTTTCTCTGTTTTCTGGGCCGGACGCTTTGGCAGCGTTCTCCTGCCCGCCTCGGGATACGGAACCGTTCAGCACATGATCATGCCCGCCATCGTCCTTGGCACCGCCCACGCCGCCTTTGTAACCCGAATAACCCGCTCCTCCATGCTCGAGGTCCTCCGCCAGGATTACATCCGCATGGCCCGAGCCAAGGGACTCAGCCCCTTCCGGGTCGTGACAATCCACGCCCTGCGCAACGCCCTCTTGCCGGTGGTCACCATCGTGGGGCTCCGCTTCGGCGTCCTGCTGGGCGGCTCCGTGGTAACAGAGCGAATCTTTGCCTGGCCCGGCATCGGGCGCCTCCTGATCGACGCAGTCCGGGCCCAGGATTACGCTGTGGTCCAGGGAATTATTCTCACCTACGCGATCATCTTCAGCCTGGTAACCCTGGGGGTAGATCTTGTCTACGGGTTGATAGACCCCCGCATCCGGAGTCACTACCGGTAA
- a CDS encoding ABC transporter substrate-binding protein, whose product MITLNNRGSFRFLALALVALSASLVLFSCGASGQERADAENHLIVANFAETQTMDPRAVEDIASHWINNQIYDGLVQRTDDMGVKPALAESWTFLDKRTLEFQLRQGVLFHNGQEFTARDVQYTFETLLDPEAGFAGRSRLAMIDVEGIEIIDDYTIRIPTREPFAAILTYLAHSSALIVNKTAAEEEGRNFGTTPVGTGPFKLARWDRGTAVHLERFDQHWRGPARVEKLTFRGIPEGSSRTIELETGGVHVAQRIPETDLRRIRENSDTDLHEYASMRLNYILFNTQRPPFDDLRVRQAISYALDTDLLAEVAYGDSGIPARGYMNSSIWAFNPKVYRYDQDLEKARQLLEQAGYGDGFSVTMTIDDNAARRTLAEILGNQLRELGITMSIEIMEWGAYLQRTAAGEHQMAQLAWLASTGDPHHALYPNYHSGNIGAANRSHTDLPELDALLQAGVTEGDTQARLEIYREAQEIISRYAPIIPVSDDREAVGIRANLRGFTPSPSGYHLFHGVGFAE is encoded by the coding sequence ATGATCACACTCAACAACAGGGGTTCTTTCCGCTTTCTCGCCCTCGCCCTGGTTGCTCTCTCGGCATCGCTGGTTCTTTTCTCCTGCGGAGCCTCCGGCCAGGAGAGGGCCGATGCCGAAAACCACCTCATCGTGGCAAACTTTGCCGAAACCCAGACGATGGATCCCCGGGCCGTCGAGGATATCGCCTCCCACTGGATCAATAACCAGATCTATGATGGCCTGGTGCAGCGAACCGACGACATGGGAGTCAAACCGGCCCTGGCAGAAAGCTGGACCTTCCTGGACAAACGAACTCTGGAATTTCAGCTTCGCCAGGGGGTTCTCTTCCATAATGGCCAGGAGTTCACCGCCCGGGATGTGCAGTATACCTTCGAAACCCTTCTGGACCCGGAAGCGGGTTTTGCAGGGCGTTCCAGACTCGCCATGATCGACGTAGAGGGAATCGAAATCATCGACGACTACACAATCCGGATTCCCACACGAGAACCCTTCGCGGCGATTCTTACCTACCTTGCCCATAGCTCGGCCCTGATCGTAAACAAGACTGCTGCCGAGGAAGAAGGCAGGAACTTCGGAACCACCCCCGTGGGAACAGGCCCGTTCAAGCTTGCCCGCTGGGACCGGGGCACAGCGGTTCACCTGGAACGGTTTGATCAGCACTGGCGTGGACCTGCCCGGGTTGAAAAACTCACCTTCCGGGGAATACCCGAAGGTTCCAGCCGCACCATCGAGCTTGAAACGGGAGGTGTTCACGTGGCGCAGCGAATTCCCGAAACGGATCTCCGCAGAATCCGGGAAAACTCCGACACAGACCTTCACGAGTATGCGTCGATGCGACTCAACTACATTCTCTTCAACACCCAACGGCCCCCCTTCGATGATCTCCGGGTACGCCAGGCGATCAGCTACGCCCTGGACACAGACCTGCTGGCCGAGGTGGCCTACGGCGATTCCGGGATACCCGCCAGGGGGTACATGAACAGCTCCATCTGGGCCTTTAACCCCAAGGTCTACCGCTACGATCAGGACCTGGAAAAGGCACGGCAGCTCCTGGAACAGGCCGGGTACGGCGACGGGTTCTCCGTGACCATGACAATCGACGATAACGCCGCCCGGCGAACCCTGGCGGAGATCCTGGGCAACCAGCTGCGCGAGCTGGGCATCACCATGAGTATCGAGATTATGGAATGGGGCGCCTATCTCCAGCGGACCGCTGCGGGAGAACACCAGATGGCTCAGCTTGCCTGGCTTGCCAGTACAGGCGACCCCCACCACGCCCTCTATCCCAACTACCACTCAGGTAACATCGGGGCTGCAAACCGGTCCCACACAGATCTCCCCGAGCTGGATGCTCTTTTGCAGGCAGGTGTAACCGAAGGGGACACCCAGGCCCGATTGGAGATCTACCGGGAAGCCCAGGAGATCATCTCGCGCTACGCACCGATCATTCCCGTCTCGGACGACCGCGAGGCCGTGGGGATCAGGGCAAACCTGCGCGGTTTTACGCCCTCCCCGTCGGGGTATCACCTCTTTCACGGAGTGGGCTTTGCCGAATAA
- a CDS encoding energy-coupling factor transporter transmembrane component T family protein, with protein MNHAIFEHYQETSPLHHLNPAVKLLSSVVVMLFTSLIFDPLTLTGIALFGLLLTLGPGRIPPGLILRGLIPFFLFGIGFFWMNALLPRLADGTEAGADILLTLGPLRFYRTGVRNGVSFGIRSLGFGIYSLLFVATTNPTDFILSLVHQLHLPPRLAYSALAAYRYLPTLHSEIAMIRNAHQVRGTSSLPGPRGVFQRSYRFTIPLLVSGIRRAGRAADAMEARAFTGRNRSWYRQTRLGFRDLLYVIALASGIAFITLYSRHRGSLVFWGGQLWN; from the coding sequence ATGAACCATGCCATCTTTGAGCACTACCAGGAGACGTCGCCGCTGCATCACCTGAACCCCGCGGTAAAACTTCTTTCCAGCGTGGTGGTGATGCTCTTCACCTCCCTGATTTTTGATCCCCTTACCCTGACTGGTATCGCCCTTTTCGGGCTGCTTCTCACCCTGGGGCCAGGAAGAATACCCCCGGGGCTGATCCTGCGGGGACTGATTCCCTTTTTTCTCTTCGGAATCGGTTTCTTCTGGATGAACGCCCTTCTGCCTCGCCTTGCCGACGGAACCGAAGCCGGCGCAGATATCCTTTTGACTCTCGGCCCCCTCCGGTTTTACCGCACCGGGGTGCGCAACGGGGTCAGCTTTGGTATCCGCTCCCTGGGGTTTGGTATCTACTCACTCCTTTTCGTGGCAACCACAAACCCCACAGATTTTATTCTGAGCCTGGTTCACCAGCTGCACCTTCCTCCCCGCCTTGCCTACAGCGCTCTTGCAGCCTACCGCTATTTACCGACCCTCCATTCCGAGATCGCCATGATCCGCAACGCCCACCAGGTACGAGGAACGTCGTCCCTTCCGGGTCCACGGGGGGTCTTCCAGAGAAGCTATCGCTTCACGATCCCTCTCCTGGTAAGCGGCATCCGCCGGGCCGGCCGGGCCGCCGATGCCATGGAAGCCCGAGCCTTCACCGGCAGGAACCGAAGCTGGTACCGTCAGACCCGCCTCGGCTTCAGGGATCTCCTCTATGTGATCGCCCTGGCCTCGGGGATTGCCTTCATTACCCTCTACTCCCGCCACAGGGGAAGTCTGGTTTTCTGGGGCGGCCAGCTCTGGAACTAG